One Desulfomicrobium apsheronum genomic region harbors:
- the purB gene encoding adenylosuccinate lyase: MIDRYTRKEMGDIWTLEQKFRVWLEVELAICEGWHAMNVIPATDMATIREKADFELDRILELEETTKHDVIAFLTAVEEKVGPSARYIHLGCTSSDIVDTANAVLLTRAGRIILADLDRLLGTLETMARTHQGRLCMGRTHGIHAEPTSFGLKMAVFHAEFQRHRQRWVDALENIRFGKISGAVGTYAQLEPELEERALTILGLEVDPISTQVIQRDRYAQYFTTLALIAGGIERICVELRHLQRTEVLEVEEGFGKGQKGSSAMPHKKNPISAENLTGLSRLVRTNAVAALENMALWHERDISHSSVERVIMPDSTIMVNYMLNRLNGLLANLRIIPENMERNLMGSYGLFFSQRVLIALVEAGLPRQEAYVMVQAVAMDCWRDRTSFEAAVRDNANITAHLDAARLDQAFDLNYYLRHEQTVFNRVFSREKKND, translated from the coding sequence ATGATTGATCGTTATACCCGCAAGGAAATGGGCGACATTTGGACCCTTGAACAAAAGTTCCGGGTCTGGCTCGAAGTGGAACTGGCCATCTGCGAAGGCTGGCACGCCATGAATGTCATTCCGGCCACGGACATGGCCACCATCAGGGAAAAGGCCGATTTCGAATTGGACCGGATCCTCGAACTCGAAGAGACCACCAAGCACGACGTCATCGCCTTCCTGACCGCCGTGGAAGAAAAGGTCGGCCCTTCCGCCAGATACATTCACCTCGGCTGCACGTCCTCGGATATCGTGGACACGGCCAACGCCGTGCTTCTGACCAGGGCAGGCCGGATCATCCTGGCCGATCTGGACAGGCTGCTCGGCACCCTTGAGACGATGGCAAGGACCCACCAGGGCAGGCTTTGCATGGGCCGCACCCACGGCATCCATGCCGAGCCGACCAGCTTCGGCCTCAAGATGGCTGTCTTTCATGCGGAATTCCAGCGCCACAGACAGCGCTGGGTGGACGCCCTGGAGAACATCCGCTTCGGCAAGATCTCCGGCGCCGTGGGCACCTACGCCCAGCTCGAACCCGAGCTTGAGGAGCGCGCCCTGACCATCCTCGGTCTTGAGGTCGATCCCATCTCCACCCAGGTCATCCAGCGCGACCGCTACGCCCAGTATTTCACCACCCTGGCACTCATCGCCGGCGGCATCGAACGCATCTGTGTGGAGCTTCGGCACCTGCAGCGCACCGAGGTGCTGGAGGTCGAAGAAGGCTTCGGCAAGGGACAGAAGGGCTCGTCGGCCATGCCGCACAAAAAGAATCCCATCTCCGCCGAGAACCTGACCGGCCTTTCCCGCCTGGTGCGCACCAACGCCGTGGCCGCCTTGGAGAACATGGCCCTGTGGCACGAACGCGATATCAGCCATTCATCGGTGGAGCGCGTCATCATGCCCGACTCGACCATCATGGTGAACTACATGCTGAACCGTTTGAACGGGCTGCTCGCGAACCTGCGCATCATCCCCGAAAACATGGAGCGCAACCTGATGGGTTCCTACGGGCTCTTCTTCTCCCAGCGCGTGCTCATCGCCCTGGTGGAAGCGGGTCTCCCGCGTCAGGAGGCGTATGTCATGGTCCAGGCCGTGGCCATGGACTGCTGGCGGGATCGGACCTCGTTCGAGGCTGCCGTGCGTGACAACGCCAACATCACCGCCCATCTCGACGCCGCCCGGCTGGACCAGGCCTTTGATCTGAACTACTATCTGCGGCACGAACAGACCGTGTTCAACCGCGTTTTCTCCCGGGAGAAGAAAAATGATTGA
- the pyrE gene encoding orotate phosphoribosyltransferase — protein MIDLKRRLARLLIEKSYLEGDFTLTSGKKSDYYFDCKHTALHPEGAWLIGKLFLDMIRAKGGVKGVGGMTLGADPLVSSVTVVSHLEGYPLPGFIIRKQSKGHGTNQYLEGLKNFEPGHNVCLLEDVITTGGTLLTAVERVRDQGLNIVGIMGVLDREQGGRENLEKAGFDLQTIFTRKELLETAKS, from the coding sequence ATGATTGATCTGAAGAGACGCCTGGCCAGGCTGCTCATCGAGAAGTCCTATCTCGAGGGCGACTTCACCCTGACCTCGGGCAAGAAGAGCGACTATTATTTCGACTGCAAGCACACGGCCCTGCATCCCGAAGGGGCATGGCTCATCGGCAAGCTCTTTTTGGACATGATCCGCGCCAAGGGCGGGGTCAAGGGCGTGGGCGGAATGACCCTGGGCGCCGACCCGCTGGTGTCGAGCGTGACCGTGGTCTCCCATCTGGAGGGTTACCCCCTGCCCGGATTCATCATCCGCAAGCAGTCCAAGGGTCACGGCACCAACCAGTACCTCGAAGGCCTCAAGAACTTCGAGCCGGGCCACAACGTGTGCCTGCTCGAAGACGTCATCACCACCGGCGGCACGCTGCTCACGGCGGTGGAACGGGTGCGCGACCAGGGCCTCAACATCGTCGGCATCATGGGCGTGCTCGACCGCGAACAGGGTGGCCGGGAGAATCTGGAAAAAGCCGGATTCGACCTGCAGACCATCTTCACCCGCAAAGAACTGCTCGAAACCGCGAAAAGCTAG
- a CDS encoding L,D-transpeptidase family protein, translating to MGSRTFILLAAFLSVLFAAPSSSQSWTSSFSAHPSTPAAFMAVDMGRQRAFLVGNKNGELKKMRDMPCTTGMRGGGKLLEGDRKTPEGVYFLEGKATGGLDFDSFGNTAFPLNYPNPVDRIHGKTGNGIMIHGRGRSFGPRQTLGCVVLENDDVDTLDRHVRIHATPVVIAESVSLTGKAGPPPEIVLGTWGWIKARERRENAFFEIYDPVRFEKSSNMSFARFRQKTLQEFAGAKWVDIRMENLQVLQGPDYMVSVFAQRTFPQGEQGWRRLYWMRQVELWKIVGEEWIPRNMGGSEDYAGLVGKEIRERLRECAEAWDKGDLKTLVRTYDRTGSRNGTQGRKAIAASLERDMAAKKKNPYSAEPVVRVTKNGIEAKLMTDGHSRNILFLPGAFDSWLIASDGTARQP from the coding sequence ATGGGTTCCCGCACCTTCATCCTGCTCGCGGCGTTCCTGTCCGTCCTCTTCGCCGCTCCGTCCAGCTCCCAGAGCTGGACTTCATCCTTTTCCGCACATCCAAGCACCCCTGCGGCATTCATGGCCGTGGACATGGGTCGGCAACGCGCCTTTCTGGTCGGCAACAAAAACGGCGAACTCAAAAAAATGAGGGATATGCCCTGCACGACAGGTATGCGCGGCGGCGGCAAGCTCCTGGAGGGCGACCGCAAAACCCCTGAAGGCGTCTATTTTCTGGAGGGCAAGGCCACAGGGGGCCTTGATTTCGACAGCTTCGGCAACACGGCCTTTCCTCTGAATTATCCAAACCCCGTGGACCGCATCCACGGCAAGACCGGGAACGGGATCATGATCCACGGCCGGGGCCGCAGCTTCGGGCCGCGCCAGACTCTTGGGTGCGTGGTTCTTGAAAACGACGACGTGGACACCCTGGACCGGCATGTGCGCATCCACGCCACGCCTGTCGTCATCGCGGAGTCGGTGAGCCTGACGGGCAAGGCTGGTCCGCCCCCGGAGATTGTCCTTGGCACCTGGGGCTGGATCAAAGCCCGTGAGCGACGCGAGAATGCTTTTTTCGAGATCTACGATCCCGTGCGTTTTGAAAAATCATCAAACATGAGCTTTGCCCGTTTTCGGCAGAAAACCCTGCAGGAATTCGCCGGCGCGAAGTGGGTCGACATCCGAATGGAAAATCTACAGGTCCTGCAGGGACCGGACTACATGGTCTCGGTCTTTGCCCAGCGCACCTTTCCTCAGGGGGAACAGGGCTGGCGCAGGTTGTACTGGATGCGTCAGGTGGAGCTCTGGAAGATCGTTGGCGAGGAGTGGATACCGCGGAACATGGGCGGAAGCGAGGACTACGCCGGGCTGGTCGGCAAGGAGATTCGCGAACGGCTGCGCGAATGCGCAGAGGCCTGGGACAAGGGCGATCTCAAAACCCTGGTGAGGACCTACGACCGGACCGGCAGTCGAAACGGCACCCAGGGCCGCAAAGCCATCGCCGCATCGCTTGAGCGCGACATGGCGGCCAAAAAGAAAAATCCCTACAGCGCCGAACCCGTGGTGCGCGTCACCAAAAACGGCATCGAGGCCAAACTCATGACGGATGGGCATTCCCGGAACATCCTCTTTCTGCCCGGGGCTTTTGACTCCTGGCTCATTGCAAGCGACGGGACGGCGAGGCAGCCATGA
- a CDS encoding sugar phosphate isomerase/epimerase family protein, whose protein sequence is MTFTNLPLRYIEEHPRYLDLFLTHGLSPELGLDALALDTFSPDWHKKTARIFHDAGLTCAVHLPFFDLRPGSLDHMIRRASRERLLQAVDTARIYDPVHFIAHLDYNSVIYSHFEEAWLENSLRTWEMVLDQTADTPLYLENVFELSPDQHVRVLRGLSGKAGACLDVGHWHCFAKGRKRQNLAEWLAALAPFRLHLHLHDNDGESDAHLGLGQGTIPWDKLWCGLAGRKASATFEPHTEAAFLATQDYLRAHAPML, encoded by the coding sequence ATGACCTTCACCAACCTGCCCCTGCGCTACATTGAAGAGCACCCGCGATATCTGGACCTCTTTTTGACCCATGGGCTAAGCCCCGAACTTGGCCTCGACGCCCTGGCCCTCGATACGTTTTCGCCCGATTGGCACAAAAAGACCGCCCGCATTTTTCATGATGCCGGACTGACCTGCGCCGTGCACCTGCCCTTTTTCGATCTGCGTCCGGGAAGCCTCGACCATATGATCCGCAGGGCGAGCAGGGAGCGCCTGCTGCAAGCCGTTGACACCGCCCGGATCTACGACCCGGTCCATTTCATCGCCCATCTGGACTACAACAGCGTCATCTATTCCCATTTCGAGGAAGCGTGGCTTGAAAACTCCCTGCGCACCTGGGAGATGGTGCTGGACCAGACAGCAGATACGCCGCTCTATCTTGAAAACGTTTTCGAACTGAGCCCGGATCAACATGTGCGCGTGCTGCGGGGACTTTCCGGCAAGGCCGGAGCCTGCCTGGACGTGGGGCACTGGCACTGTTTCGCTAAAGGACGCAAACGCCAAAATCTTGCGGAATGGCTTGCGGCCCTGGCTCCCTTTCGCCTGCACCTGCACCTGCACGATAATGATGGCGAGTCCGACGCCCACCTTGGCCTGGGCCAGGGGACGATACCCTGGGACAAGCTCTGGTGTGGCCTGGCCGGACGGAAGGCCTCGGCCACCTTCGAACCGCACACCGAGGCCGCTTTCCTGGCCACCCAGGACTACCTGCGCGCCCACGCCCCGATGCTCTGA
- a CDS encoding Fic family protein, translating to MHISTHRHEEIRQLLLQYPDGLTSTAICAFLRNPPHPRTVQRWLAELAATGIVAVSGRARATVYQLTTPITSPPALLAEPSAPFDATDGIPLSEQGREICAYVRRPRTGRTPIGYDRNFLDDYVPNQTWYLSETTRRHLRNIGETDAFGRPAGTHGRAILNRLLIDLSWSSSRLEGNTYSRLDTQKLIEFGRHAQGKGAQDAQMILNHKAAIELLLDDAESVGFDAHTLLSLHGLLSENLMPDPDASGRLRFRPVQISGSVFIPLAMPQIIEECFHGILDKAAAIADPFEQAFFVLVQLPYLQPFEDVNKRVSRLAANIPLIKNNLSPLTFIDVPDRTYVDAILGVYEMNRIELLRDLFVWAYERSAKEYVAVRKSLADPDPLRLRYRQQLREIVVDIVRSRREDVLETMERFADEHIEAQDRDAFVEMVQDELKRLHQGTLARYRLRLSEFEAWREARKLL from the coding sequence ATGCATATTTCCACCCACAGACATGAAGAGATCCGGCAGCTTTTGCTCCAATATCCTGACGGGCTGACCAGCACCGCCATCTGCGCGTTTTTGCGAAATCCGCCCCATCCACGCACGGTGCAGCGCTGGCTGGCCGAACTCGCTGCGACCGGAATCGTGGCCGTTTCCGGTCGCGCAAGAGCCACCGTCTATCAGTTGACCACCCCGATCACGTCGCCTCCTGCGCTGCTGGCGGAGCCATCGGCGCCGTTTGACGCCACGGACGGCATTCCCCTGTCGGAGCAGGGCAGAGAGATTTGTGCCTACGTCAGGCGGCCACGCACAGGCCGGACCCCGATTGGTTATGATCGAAACTTTCTTGACGATTACGTTCCAAACCAGACCTGGTATCTGAGCGAGACAACCAGGAGGCATTTGCGGAACATTGGCGAGACGGACGCGTTCGGCCGCCCGGCAGGCACCCATGGCCGGGCCATTTTGAACCGGCTTCTGATTGACTTGTCCTGGTCTTCGAGCCGCCTGGAAGGCAACACCTATTCCCGGCTCGATACGCAGAAACTGATCGAGTTCGGTCGGCATGCGCAAGGCAAGGGCGCCCAGGACGCCCAGATGATCCTCAACCACAAGGCGGCCATCGAACTGCTGCTCGATGACGCCGAATCCGTGGGTTTTGACGCACATACCCTGCTCAGCCTGCATGGCCTGCTTTCGGAGAACCTGATGCCTGATCCGGATGCATCCGGACGCCTGCGGTTCCGGCCGGTGCAGATCAGCGGATCAGTCTTCATTCCCCTGGCCATGCCACAGATCATCGAAGAATGTTTTCATGGCATTCTTGATAAGGCAGCGGCCATTGCGGACCCTTTCGAGCAAGCATTTTTCGTGCTGGTCCAGCTTCCGTATCTGCAGCCGTTCGAGGATGTGAACAAGCGCGTCTCACGCCTTGCGGCCAATATTCCGCTTATCAAGAACAACCTTTCGCCGCTGACATTCATCGACGTTCCGGATCGGACATATGTCGATGCGATCCTCGGGGTATATGAAATGAACCGCATCGAATTGCTGCGGGATCTTTTTGTCTGGGCATACGAACGCTCGGCGAAGGAGTACGTGGCGGTGCGCAAGAGTCTGGCCGACCCGGATCCGCTGCGCCTGCGCTACAGGCAGCAGTTGCGGGAGATCGTCGTCGATATCGTGCGCAGCAGACGAGAGGATGTGCTGGAGACCATGGAGCGATTCGCGGATGAACATATCGAGGCCCAGGACCGCGATGCCTTTGTCGAGATGGTTCAGGACGAATTAAAGCGCCTGCACCAGGGAACGCTGGCCAGGTATCGGCTCCGGCTTTCCGAGTTCGAAGCGTGGCGGGAAGCGAGAAAGCTCTTGTGA
- a CDS encoding ArnT family glycosyltransferase, translating to MTNRQESALYWALSLLLITAATLARYWFVASGQLNLAPDEAQYWDWSRSLQWSYYSKGPLIAFINYVGTAFLGATELGVRSGAMIGALIMQLAVLGWIGIYMKRIRTAFWTLLVLNTTMLFMAGGLLMTTDNPLLVFWLLGMICLGVAVDKGHLAAFIMLGLCLTLGITAKYTMVLFMPLALAAAFWIGRKQDMPALFWPRLLKTLGIGGVAGLLPILIWNATNDWVGIKHVLYRGAMAGDKAKIFFELKNFPEYLGSQLGVVTPWWFVFLFIGAWLVGRQLLKSDQEPVFPWLSRSMGIILTVFFWPVWLFFLFWSLHTKVEANWSATAYPAGIMLAALAVERFVHRDPRPKWRFAWPALGAVVFILLHLQGFIPFDSPKNPVHRLMGWQDLGAQVAQARDELGGEETVFLFGSEYGVTAELAFYVPGQKRAFCLAGGRKMNQYDLWPGPDSGMQNAVFVYKGEKDKVSDRVLPLFESVDEPRVVVSSHGKRTGQTFTIFLCRGYKGVWPEQEGRSF from the coding sequence ATGACCAACCGTCAAGAATCCGCATTGTATTGGGCTTTGAGTCTTCTTCTGATAACGGCGGCAACTCTGGCCAGATACTGGTTCGTGGCCTCGGGACAGCTCAATCTCGCGCCCGATGAAGCCCAGTATTGGGACTGGAGCCGGAGTCTGCAGTGGTCCTATTATTCCAAGGGACCGCTTATAGCGTTCATCAACTACGTGGGCACGGCCTTTCTGGGCGCGACGGAACTTGGCGTGCGCTCCGGCGCCATGATCGGGGCGCTGATCATGCAGCTGGCCGTGCTGGGTTGGATCGGCATCTATATGAAACGCATCCGGACCGCCTTCTGGACGCTTTTGGTGCTGAACACGACCATGCTTTTCATGGCCGGGGGCCTGCTCATGACCACGGACAATCCGCTCCTGGTCTTCTGGCTTCTGGGCATGATCTGCCTTGGCGTGGCCGTGGACAAGGGACATCTCGCGGCCTTCATCATGCTCGGGCTGTGCCTCACGCTTGGGATCACGGCAAAATACACCATGGTGCTCTTCATGCCCCTGGCTCTTGCGGCCGCGTTCTGGATCGGTCGCAAACAGGACATGCCCGCCCTTTTTTGGCCACGGCTTTTAAAGACGCTGGGGATCGGGGGAGTGGCCGGTTTGCTGCCCATCCTGATCTGGAACGCCACCAACGATTGGGTCGGGATCAAGCACGTCCTCTATCGTGGGGCCATGGCCGGGGACAAGGCCAAGATCTTTTTTGAGCTGAAAAACTTTCCCGAATATCTGGGCAGTCAGCTGGGCGTGGTCACCCCGTGGTGGTTCGTTTTTCTGTTCATCGGAGCCTGGTTGGTCGGTCGCCAGCTCTTAAAGAGCGATCAGGAGCCCGTGTTCCCCTGGCTTTCCCGGTCCATGGGCATCATTCTGACCGTTTTTTTCTGGCCCGTGTGGCTCTTTTTCCTGTTCTGGAGTCTGCACACCAAAGTCGAAGCCAACTGGTCGGCCACGGCTTACCCGGCGGGCATCATGCTCGCGGCCCTGGCCGTGGAGCGGTTCGTGCACCGCGATCCGCGTCCCAAATGGCGCTTCGCCTGGCCTGCCTTGGGCGCGGTCGTTTTCATCCTCTTGCATTTGCAGGGATTCATTCCCTTCGATAGTCCAAAGAATCCGGTGCACCGGCTCATGGGCTGGCAGGATCTGGGCGCGCAGGTGGCGCAGGCCAGAGATGAGCTTGGCGGGGAGGAAACCGTCTTTCTCTTCGGGAGCGAATACGGTGTCACGGCGGAACTGGCCTTTTACGTCCCGGGCCAGAAGCGGGCATTCTGCCTGGCCGGAGGGCGCAAGATGAACCAGTACGACCTGTGGCCCGGTCCGGACAGCGGGATGCAAAACGCGGTTTTTGTCTACAAGGGCGAAAAGGACAAGGTTTCAGACAGGGTGCTCCCTCTGTTCGAGAGCGTGGATGAACCGAGAGTGGTGGTCAGCTCTCACGGAAAACGCACCGGGCAGACGTTCACCATCTTCCTTTGCCGGGGCTACAAGGGCGTGTGGCCGGAGCAGGAGGGCCGTTCTTTTTGA
- a CDS encoding RluA family pseudouridine synthase — protein MQSERTSVQVVEVGREENGRKLISFLEARLGSLPTGLLMRLVRTGQVRIDGRRCKPFDRVLAGQMVRVPPVNVERVDKLVRDLPGLQVVFENDEMIVIDKPAGLPVHGGTGWTDSVHDRLKGCFEGQAFVPVPVHRLDRDTSGLLLCAKTHDFLRSMHAAWPTLTKAYLCWVEGVWESTGWRTIVSKLAKAETGRGEQVVSGQGKRAVSHVHPLLGDGQKSLLLVVLGTGRTHQIRVHLADLGHAIVGDPRYGRGGGLLLHAAALSWPGHEFFVLPSWQGEFRIERICAQDMKDILATAPAKEGAI, from the coding sequence ATGCAGTCGGAAAGGACGTCGGTTCAGGTGGTGGAGGTCGGGCGCGAGGAAAACGGCCGCAAGCTCATTTCCTTTCTGGAGGCACGGCTGGGCAGCCTTCCGACGGGTCTGCTCATGCGTCTGGTGCGCACTGGCCAGGTTCGCATCGACGGTCGCCGCTGCAAGCCTTTCGATCGCGTCCTTGCGGGCCAGATGGTGCGCGTTCCGCCCGTGAACGTGGAGCGCGTGGATAAGCTGGTGCGCGATCTGCCGGGGCTCCAAGTCGTGTTCGAGAACGACGAGATGATCGTGATCGACAAGCCCGCAGGGTTGCCCGTTCACGGCGGCACGGGCTGGACCGATTCCGTGCACGACCGTCTCAAGGGCTGTTTCGAAGGACAGGCCTTTGTGCCCGTCCCGGTGCATCGCCTGGACCGTGACACATCCGGGCTTCTGCTCTGCGCCAAGACCCATGATTTTCTGCGCTCGATGCACGCGGCATGGCCCACGCTGACCAAGGCCTATCTGTGCTGGGTGGAAGGGGTCTGGGAATCGACCGGCTGGCGGACCATCGTCTCGAAGCTGGCCAAGGCCGAAACGGGTCGCGGCGAGCAGGTGGTCTCCGGACAGGGCAAGCGGGCCGTCTCCCACGTGCATCCATTGCTTGGGGACGGGCAGAAAAGTTTGCTGCTGGTCGTTCTCGGCACCGGGCGCACCCATCAGATCAGGGTCCATCTGGCCGATCTCGGACATGCCATTGTCGGCGATCCCCGGTATGGTCGGGGCGGAGGGCTTTTGCTGCATGCAGCCGCCCTTTCCTGGCCCGGACACGAATTTTTTGTTCTGCCGTCCTGGCAGGGAGAGTTTCGGATAGAGCGCATTTGCGCGCAGGACATGAAGGATATTCTCGCAACCGCTCCCGCCAAGGAGGGGGCCATATGA
- a CDS encoding RsmB/NOP family class I SAM-dependent RNA methyltransferase translates to MKNTTRSFRLVCAQDQINDVEALLHAEGFRFEPQPCFALARTLTAEPMPLGRSIAAKFGYIYIQDKSSMLPPLALAPESGERVLDFCASPGSKTGILSSLVGPEGLVLANEPSPDRLATLRVNMRHLGCYNVATCKYEGQALPLQDDSWPRILLDAPCSGWGTVDKNPKAAQMWAGEKTAPLEALQRELLTKAAGLLAPGGRLLYSTCTTNERENEDQVRFATQHLDLVSEPLTEFPGFRFAPSLPGCLLVDGEGSLAQGFFLAALKKPGQKERNVRAPKAELPGELVSRQEFSARTGLDTDWLPEHCFLRVGGRIYLLMKQAAELPAELRWQGFAVGKSAGDAILADATLRMFVPPRPDEKSMVLEQVSTIRELLSGQSLPWSGPGKRLAFYFKGLPLGFLTIKGNRCLWSDR, encoded by the coding sequence ATGAAAAATACCACTCGCTCTTTCAGGCTGGTGTGCGCACAGGATCAGATCAACGATGTGGAAGCCCTGCTTCATGCCGAAGGCTTCCGCTTCGAGCCGCAGCCCTGCTTCGCCCTGGCGCGGACCCTCACCGCCGAACCCATGCCGCTTGGCCGAAGCATCGCGGCCAAATTCGGCTACATCTACATTCAGGACAAGTCCTCCATGCTTCCGCCCCTGGCCCTGGCCCCCGAATCCGGGGAGCGCGTGCTAGACTTCTGCGCCAGTCCCGGCAGCAAGACCGGCATCCTCTCAAGCTTGGTTGGGCCCGAAGGGCTGGTGCTGGCCAACGAGCCAAGTCCGGACCGCCTGGCCACCCTGCGCGTGAACATGCGCCATCTTGGCTGCTATAACGTGGCTACCTGCAAATATGAAGGTCAGGCATTGCCCCTTCAGGATGACTCATGGCCGCGCATTCTGCTCGACGCGCCCTGCAGCGGCTGGGGCACTGTGGACAAGAACCCCAAGGCCGCCCAGATGTGGGCTGGGGAGAAAACAGCGCCGCTGGAAGCCCTGCAACGGGAACTTTTGACCAAGGCCGCCGGGCTTCTTGCTCCGGGAGGGCGACTCCTTTATTCGACCTGCACCACAAATGAGCGTGAAAATGAAGATCAGGTCCGTTTCGCCACGCAACACCTGGATCTTGTGTCCGAGCCCCTGACGGAATTCCCCGGATTCAGGTTCGCACCTTCCCTGCCGGGATGCCTGCTCGTGGACGGAGAGGGCAGCCTCGCACAGGGATTTTTCCTGGCCGCCCTGAAGAAGCCGGGCCAAAAAGAAAGGAACGTTCGCGCGCCCAAGGCGGAACTTCCCGGCGAACTTGTCTCAAGGCAGGAATTTTCGGCCCGCACCGGACTGGACACGGACTGGCTCCCGGAGCACTGTTTCCTGCGCGTGGGAGGCCGCATCTACCTTCTCATGAAGCAGGCGGCGGAACTTCCGGCGGAACTCCGCTGGCAGGGTTTCGCCGTGGGCAAGAGCGCCGGGGATGCCATCCTGGCCGACGCCACGCTGCGCATGTTCGTTCCGCCGAGGCCGGACGAAAAAAGCATGGTCCTCGAACAGGTGTCCACCATTCGGGAACTCCTGTCCGGACAAAGTTTGCCATGGTCCGGACCGGGAAAACGCCTCGCGTTCTATTTCAAGGGACTTCCCTTGGGTTTTTTGACGATCAAGGGCAATCGCTGCCTGTGGTCGGATCGATAA
- a CDS encoding class I fructose-bisphosphate aldolase, translating to MIGYLRKAARLFHPGSKRTIILPLDHGISEGNIPGLEDLGSLLREVRHLPTQGVILHKGMVMAHAGEIRLDQSLIVHLSAGTRHGLPSYNKALVCSVQEALRLGADMVSMHINIGNDLEDRMLSDLGACVEEAHQLGLPLLAMIYARGGQIVNENDPSLVAHSIRIGAELGADVVKVPYCGNNQSFARAIAACPVPVVMGGGPRNGEFKSFLRSVRESLDAGVAGMCIGRNVFQQENPAKALEDICNLVHGKG from the coding sequence ATGATCGGATACCTGCGCAAGGCGGCCCGCCTCTTTCATCCGGGATCCAAACGAACCATCATCCTGCCTCTGGATCATGGAATTTCCGAAGGGAACATCCCCGGTCTGGAAGATCTGGGCAGTCTGCTTCGCGAAGTGCGGCATCTGCCCACCCAGGGCGTGATCCTGCACAAGGGCATGGTCATGGCCCACGCCGGGGAGATCCGCCTGGACCAGTCCCTGATCGTGCATCTCTCCGCCGGAACCCGGCACGGCCTGCCCTCGTACAACAAGGCCCTGGTCTGCTCCGTTCAGGAAGCGCTTCGACTCGGCGCGGACATGGTCTCCATGCACATAAACATCGGCAACGACCTCGAAGACCGCATGCTCTCGGATCTTGGCGCCTGCGTGGAAGAGGCGCACCAGCTCGGCCTGCCGCTGCTGGCCATGATCTACGCCCGAGGCGGACAGATCGTGAACGAGAACGATCCTTCCCTGGTCGCGCACAGCATCCGCATCGGCGCAGAGCTTGGTGCGGACGTGGTCAAGGTGCCCTATTGCGGAAACAATCAGAGCTTCGCCCGGGCCATCGCGGCCTGTCCCGTGCCCGTGGTCATGGGCGGGGGACCGCGTAATGGCGAGTTCAAATCCTTCCTGCGCTCGGTGCGCGAAAGCCTGGATGCCGGAGTGGCCGGGATGTGCATTGGACGCAACGTCTTCCAGCAGGAAAACCCTGCCAAGGCCCTGGAAGACATTTGCAACCTCGTGCACGGAAAAGGATAG
- a CDS encoding class I SAM-dependent methyltransferase, protein MRWNRESAVRYDKWAGTVRGSFALQQEKKLLQGVIAPWPRRKQKLLDIGCGTGMFLEFFWSCGFDLTGMDKSPDMLARAREKIGHRADLHLGSAEHLPFEDREFDYASLMTVFEFVEDPALALREAARVARKGLLICFLNRMSLYGLSVRLEKRKSSLGEARWFTWPEMRALIQKNLSPGGIEARSILLGPPCTWNSAPVIRYLNSTPAFPWMGAFTAVRVDLTAPRAQTPLMAWNTEPTT, encoded by the coding sequence ATGCGTTGGAACCGGGAAAGCGCGGTCCGCTACGACAAATGGGCCGGAACCGTGCGGGGAAGTTTCGCCCTGCAGCAGGAAAAAAAACTGCTGCAGGGTGTTATCGCGCCCTGGCCCAGGCGCAAGCAGAAGCTCCTGGACATCGGCTGCGGAACGGGAATGTTTCTGGAGTTTTTCTGGTCCTGCGGGTTTGATCTGACGGGCATGGACAAAAGTCCGGACATGCTGGCCCGGGCCCGGGAGAAGATAGGTCATCGCGCAGATCTGCATCTTGGGAGCGCGGAGCATCTGCCCTTCGAAGACCGCGAGTTTGATTACGCCTCGCTCATGACCGTGTTCGAATTTGTGGAAGATCCGGCCCTGGCCCTGCGTGAAGCGGCGCGCGTGGCGCGCAAGGGGCTCTTGATCTGTTTTTTGAACCGGATGTCCCTGTACGGGCTGTCCGTTAGGCTTGAAAAAAGAAAATCCTCGCTCGGCGAGGCGCGCTGGTTCACCTGGCCCGAAATGCGCGCGCTGATCCAGAAGAATCTATCCCCGGGCGGCATCGAAGCCAGGTCCATTCTTCTGGGTCCGCCCTGCACCTGGAATTCCGCTCCGGTCATCCGCTATCTGAACAGCACGCCCGCCTTTCCATGGATGGGAGCCTTCACGGCGGTGCGCGTCGATCTGACCGCCCCCCGCGCCCAGACTCCCCTCATGGCCTGGAATACCGAACCCACCACCTAG